The DNA segment cggtggggagaagccatttttccattgactggaagcctgctttatttattgtaggttacaaaaaataaagaaaatggcggcattgttgttgttatcgattttctatcagttctcaccactcaacgacgtctcatctttgctgcttgaatgtcggtatgtaatggtatggagttattgaaacttactacgtgtaaaaaaagactagaaattgaatgtttatttttaagcctcgaaagttgcactgggtgcctttaagtgcACATCAAGTGCACAGTTCTTCTGCTAATTAACAACTCATGCCATgaaaatgcaaataaaaaaaagcctatagcaTATTTGCTTTAAAGTACTAAGATTAGATTTGATGTTACTATTACAGCTTAATAATAATTACACAAAAAATGTATCATGTTTAATGTTGTACATTTCTCCACCATTTATCTGTCTCCCACTGGGAATGGCAGCCACAGGCAGCACATCTGGAGCGTGCATGAGCCTCGTCACCATGGAGACATCCAGCTGTTCAATACCGGGCCCGAACATGGCGTAGCGTGGCTCAGAAGACGGTAGCAAGGAGGTGAGGAAGGAAGTGACCACCTCATATGGGGGTCTTGAAAACTGCCATTTTTGTCTGCAGGCGGGATGGCCCTTCATGTACCTGTGACAGTATGGTGGAATATATTCAAAAAGCTAGGAATAACAATATACAACATTTGATTGATATCCTGATTTACCCACTCTGCCATGTAGTCATATTTTGAAACGTTGTCCTGTTCTTCACCCTCCACTCTTTCCTCAAGCTGAAGGTCATTGCTACAGATGTCAGATGCCAGGGCTTCTAGTTTAGGCATTGTCACGTGATCTATGGAGGACCAATGAGGCATATCCCGGAGCAGAAAGTATTTCCATAGTAATGGATCCCTAACCAGAGCCCTCCAGTAGCGACTGGTAGCTCCTAGCCGGCAGATGTCCTCAGGAGGAAGAAGCGTCAGGATCAGAAACTGTACGTCCACCTTAAGCAGGAAATGTGTTTAGATTTCTAATGTTCACAAATTAACTTATAGTTCAAATGTAACTTGTTAGAATCCTGAAATAAAGGTGGGAAACTAGTGTGTGAAATTATATCTCACCGGTATTCTATCTAGAAGAGATGCATCCTCCACCGGAATCTTCGGACTTTGATTCGAATCACTTTCTAGTTGACAGGTGTTGTAAAATAATTGATCTCTGAAACGTTTAAGGCTACGAATGACAAGCGATTCGCTGAGCTTCTCCGTTGGCGCTTCCATTGGGATcagattttttaaatgaaaCTATACTTTCTTAAACCAGCCTTTTAACACTTCCTTGTTGTTGGAATACCCAAGTGCATTGTGGGAATCGTATTTAGCCAATTACCAAATACACAATAACATTGGAAGTCATTATTCGGTAAGAGTAAGTAATAAAGGAACCTTTGTTAAACCAACGCGCGTATTTATTTTCATTGAGGacataaaaaacagaaaatgattttttttttctcctcgaAAAGAACACTTCAATTATAGGCATACTATCAAAgttatgtgtaaaaaaaaatgaagttgAAGATGGGATGACACAAACGAAGCATTACAAAGCAGATATTTAAACTGTACTTTAAAAAGTTCAAAGAATACTTCAGTCTCAATCAACATATTGTGACATATCCTTACCTTTTGTAATATAGACgcaattaattaaaaatatattaacaaaagtataacaaaaatgaaaaaataaaataaaataaataaaaagtcgCTGTGCAATGTCTCATTCCCAAATGGATTATCATTAActaaatctttttttaaaaaaggttattttCTTAATAGTCTttctaatattaatattaatgttactttACCACATTCTCAGAGCAGACCATATGCTCCGACCTGCCTGGAGTCAGGAAGATAAGtgtttcagggacagagagaacatttgttttttttattaatctttCTCCTTAACCCCACTTTTACACTATACACCCAAAACCCTCTAGCCCCTTAATACCTCTCCTTTGGCCAGAGCTGTTTGGCATAGAATGAGGTTGCCTTTAAACACAAACCCAAGACTGTTTTACTTCACTTACTTAAGATACCCCAACCACCCCACTTTAAAATCCCTCTATGCACATCAATGGTTCCCCCCTGTTGGGTTaaggttttattttggaggCGGTACACGTATGTTTTGATCTTGGACTTGTGCCTGAGGGCAACTTCAGTGCGGGAGCTGCTGGGTGTTCTACTGTAAGATACTAAGGATTTCCTTGGCGTTTTCTGTGTTCCAGCCCTGGCCCTGCAGCGGGCCCTCGCAGGCCAGCACGTATTTGTTGAGGATCTGTGTTCCAATGTCCCGAAACTGGAGACGGTCTTCTTTGCGGTCCATCATGTCGACACTGCAGTCCTCGTACTTCACGGCCCAGAAGCACATCTCGCCGATGTACATCATCGTCAGCAGGTGAGTGTCGGAGAAGATACCTGAGCAGAGGatgagaaaaaacaaacaagctgATTTATTAGCAGTGCAGTTCTGTGATGGAGGACATAGCTCTACTTCACATAATGCCGATGGAAATAAAGACTCTTATACGAGTTATTCAAATATCTTGTTAAACTCCTACTATGCAGAGTATTATAGTCAAGTAACTGTTTCAACTGGTCATGAATGCAATCCTCCATGTTACAGAGCAGAGGCtttgttacatttatttacatacaAATAGTAACAAGTACCTGGCCTGAGGGTGAAGATAGTAACAACATGCGTACCTTCGGATAGGAAGTTGGCGGTGGCAGTGTCGTGGAGAACCACCCCGTCGTTGAGTTTCACAGAGTTTCGCACCTGCAGCATTCGCATCAAGTAGCGCACACCTTCCTGGATACACTGATGGAGAGGCCAAAGACTCTCAGACGCATTGTGGTGCatcagcacaacacaacaacaaaaggtAGATACAACTCCCTGACAAAAGGTACAGGGTTCGACCCCGAATGCCCACAGTCTACCTATAGGCTCCCTTGAGCAAGTTAAATAACCAATTATTTGGTCCGTAATGACCTATAAATGCATCATTCACTGCACATTGCTCTGGATATATAGCAAATTATGCAGAATGGATTAAAAAGCATCCACGTCCGGTCATATAGGATGGTGTACCTTAAGAAATGTGTCCTTGTTCTTCTTTATCCATTGTTTCCGTTGGTGCAGAGTGTGACAGTACATGTACAGCAGGGCTCCCCGTCTCCAGTAAAGGCATTCTAAGAGCTCCAGGCCTAGCACAGACTGCACCTGCGGTCCCCCAACAGAACAAATACACACGCTGAACAATGAAATGGCCATTTCTGAATATCTATATAATGCTATGAATACATGTTCATAGATGTGACATTTGCAGTATTGACGCAAAAGAGATGCCATGATAGCATCGTCTTTAAATCATGTTCAAAACCAATTTCTCTTCCATCTAGAAGTAAGAGGCTTGTTTGTTCTCATATCATTCATGAAAAATCACAAGTAATTCAGTAACTCCAGTTCACAATTTTTTTTCGTTCAAGCTATAAGAACAAACGCCAACCCCTGGCATGAGAGACTCTCATTGTTGCCCAAATTCATTTGCCACACTTTGGTCAACAGATTACATCCTTAAAATCAATTTGGTTATTTTCGGGTATGTTAGCAACGCAGACTTGGTTAAAGTACTTTAGAAGCGCTTCTATATGCCGATTGCTAGACTGTGATTTAACCATCGACCAAAGAAAACTACTGCAGATGTTTTGCAATAGAATTAGCAAGTGTAGGGCTGATAGAAGGGCATTTCACTTTATAATAGATAGTCCCTCAAACCCTTGACTTCACTTAAGTGGGTGACTCAACAAAACTGCAGACTTCCTTCGGCATCGCTGCTCTCTAAAAGGAAACCCTTATCCACAAAGAACCATGTGTTTCAGGAGGGTGGCAGTTCCCAGACAACAGTGATGTTGATTCAAAAAGTAGAGTATGTTCTTATATAGCCGTTAGATAATTCAATCAgtacaagcatacacacacacctcttgtgCTGGTGCCAGTCTTCCTGCCAACACTTCTGGCTCTGTGAggtcctgcagcagctgctggatTTTGAATGGGGAACTGTCTTCAGGAAACTCCTGGTCCACAAGCCTATTTTCCTCATAAAATGTGATGTCTAGGATCACctacatacacaaaatacagaatcaaatgttttttttcccagcactaCCCACACAAGAAAGATATGTAGTATTATCAGTAATACTGTACTATGGTAGTATTAGTCGTAATAGACTAACATTTCCTACATAACTTTGCTTGTAATGCAACTAAAAACGAACAtagcaatgtatttaagaaaattataaaaaatatatagtcaACCAGAAGAAATAAAGATAATCTTATATTCTTTAAAAACAGGCAGTACACTTCCAGAATGTGACAATGACCATAAAAGGCGTTTGTATGTTTAAACATTATAACAtgcaaatatatacatacaatataACCACTTGCATCAAATCAGTTATTTTGTACGCCTTTTGTAAGCATTagtaataataaacaaattgaACACATTGTGTTTTAAAGCCCTGCTCGATTAGACAAGAGGGATAATCAAGTGATATCgttgtgtttacctgtgtgtaaTCCTGAAGCAGTTTGGGAAGACTGCTCGTCTCTCCTCCTTGTCTGTAGAAGCTTTTCAACTTGTCTAATATGGTAGACGCATTCTGTAAATAGTCGTCATCTaaggaaaaacaaatcaaacgTAACAATTACAGACCTAACGGGGTGGAATCGAGTATGAACTGCGTAATGAATGTCTGCTGATGACCAACTCTTTGGAATATGACATTAAGAAATGTTGTCCATACTTTGTTTCCCCTTGATGCTAGGAGGGTAACTGACTGTTAATATGACATACACTATCGAAGACAAAGCAGCCATAGCTGCCTAACTTGACTGGTAGAACAAGCGCATTCTCCAAGTTAACATTACAGTGGTCCTCACACTGCTGCTGGGAAACTTCCAATTCTAAGGATCAGCAAATAAAATAACTGTCCACTCCGCATTATTGAGCTAACCTTAGCAATGTAGCCTACAGCTGTCCCAAAAACTCACTTCGGTAGCTGGTAATCCATCACAATATAACGAACAGCATTGCGTCGAGCCAAACAATAAAACCAAAAGAGGTGCAGTAAGCCATCTGGGTTTATGCGAATGTGATGTAAACACATAACGTTTAACCGGAGACCAGATGTTGTTATGGTAGCGTCAAGCTAGGCTACATATCGTTAGCACGCTAGCTAGTCGTATTAACTGGGCGGTCAGCCTCAACAGGGTTCGAAGTGTAAACGTTTATTTGCGTGTCCCATATCCATACGGGGACCTTAAACCGATACCTTGTTTTTCCGATCGCAGGCTAGCACACTTTATGTCCAACTCAAATATCCGTCGCTCCAGCTCGAAGCCTTGTCGCCTGCAGTCGTCAGCCATGACTGAAAACCTTTGTCACGTGAGCGCTGGATTATTCACGTGCTCAaagtgtacgcgtgtgtgtgtgtgtgtgtgggtgtgcgcgtgtacatgcgtgtgtgtgcgtgtctgcgtgtgcgtgtgtgtgtgcgtgtgtgtgtgtgtgtgtgtgtgtgtgtgtgtgtgtgtgcgtgtgtgtgtgtgcgtgcgtgtgtgtgtgtgtgtgtgtgtgtgtgtgtgtgtgtgtgtgtgtgtgtgtgtgtgtgtgtgtgtgtgtgtgtgtgtgtgtgtgtgtgtgtgtcacttgtgtgtgtgtgtgtgtgtgtgtgtgtgtgtgtgtgtgtgtgtgtgtgtgtgtgtgtgtgtgtgtgtgtgtgtgtgtgtgtgtgtgtgtgtgtgtgtgtattttagcGTCAAATTTGCTTTCAGATTAATTCCTATGATTAATACAGATTACTTGATAAATCCCCGGGAAAGTTTAATGTTATTGTTTTACAATTGCTCTGCTTAGGTtttaagaaatacaaaaaacacataacAATTCAATATCTTATAAAACCTTGAATGAACCTTGatgattttttatatttatatttaaaaatctatgtataaatatatcgatatataaACATATGTCTGTTGGAACTCCTTTTTGTACAACTCTAAATACAATTTAACAAatgctttttgttgttttattataaaCTCTCGGATGGGCTCATTGGGTAATGCTCTCTTTCGTCGGCAGCGCAACGGTTAAATTCTAATGAGTTCGCCGAGCCTCCGTCGCTCATGGCCTAGATGTGGTTTCGCACCTTCGGTCACCACG comes from the Gadus chalcogrammus isolate NIFS_2021 chromosome 6, NIFS_Gcha_1.0, whole genome shotgun sequence genome and includes:
- the fbxo4 gene encoding F-box only protein 4 isoform X2, encoding MEAPTEKLSESLVIRSLKRFRDQLFYNTCQLESDSNQSPKIPVEDASLLDRIPVDVQFLILTLLPPEDICRLGATSRYWRALVRDPLLWKYFLLRDMPHWSSIDHVTMPKLEALASDICSNDLQLEERVEGEEQDNVSKYDYMAEYMKGHPACRQKWQFSRPPYEVVTSFLTSLLPSSEPRYAMFGPGIEQLDVSMVTRLMHAPDVLPVAAIPSGRQINGIGSGISYTYNHQHKLNILTLYSTNRAERDRARVGQYSVNDKLFTSEDTDPPSCPMFIPNPQVQEVCQAVSGFIYVANAEPGQGDGTVEAAKIQAMLSPAWGSTARPLLVLSCVSRERLKEDLEADAALRTTPTGARCRTPSVEMAQRLRLPQLPNPWMVQDTVAESLSGLLDGISWLLRYSGLRI
- the fbxo4 gene encoding F-box only protein 4 isoform X1, producing the protein MEAPTEKLSESLVIRSLKRFRDQLFYNTCQLESDSNQSPKIPVEDASLLDRIPVDVQFLILTLLPPEDICRLGATSRYWRALVRDPLLWKYFLLRDMPHWSSIDHVTMPKLEALASDICSNDLQLEERVEGEEQDNVSKYDYMAEYMKGHPACRQKWQFSRPPYEVVTSFLTSLLPSSEPRYAMFGPGIEQLDVSMVTRLMHAPDVLPVAAIPSGRQINGGEMYGSLHADLYNYGWSYWPSRLQNNIGIGSGISYTYNHQHKLNILTLYSTNRAERDRARVGQYSVNDKLFTSEDTDPPSCPMFIPNPQVQEVCQAVSGFIYVANAEPGQGDGTVEAAKIQAMLSPAWGSTARPLLVLSCVSRERLKEDLEADAALRTTPTGARCRTPSVEMAQRLRLPQLPNPWMVQDTVAESLSGLLDGISWLLRYSGLRI
- the rimoc1 gene encoding RAB7A-interacting MON1-CCZ1 complex subunit 1; amino-acid sequence: MADDCRRQGFELERRIFELDIKCASLRSEKQDDDYLQNASTILDKLKSFYRQGGETSSLPKLLQDYTQVILDITFYEENRLVDQEFPEDSSPFKIQQLLQDLTEPEVLAGRLAPAQEVQSVLGLELLECLYWRRGALLYMYCHTLHQRKQWIKKNKDTFLKCIQEGVRYLMRMLQVRNSVKLNDGVVLHDTATANFLSEGIFSDTHLLTMMYIGEMCFWAVKYEDCSVDMMDRKEDRLQFRDIGTQILNKYVLACEGPLQGQGWNTENAKEILSILQ